Proteins co-encoded in one Armatimonadota bacterium genomic window:
- the rhaA gene encoding L-rhamnose isomerase: protein MTMPRLDSKAIEHHYQHAKEVYAAYGVDTDKALEQMKAISISLHCWQGDDVGGFENPEGELGGGLAVTGNYPGKARTPDELRADLLKAYSLIPGKHRLNLHAFYVDYPEKVERNQLQPRHFQSWIDWSKAHGIPLDFNGTFFAHPLASDGWTLASADSGVRQFWIEHAIACRKIAEAMGKAQGSPCIHNLWIPDGEKDLPADRWSPRQRLKDSLDAIFKEPLDRQYVKDAVESKLFGIGSESYVAGSWEFYLPYAVKHNLLICIDTGHFHPTEQIADKISAVLLFLPEILLHVSRGIRWDSDHVVILNDETRSIAEEIIRGDALHRVHIGLDYFDASINRVAAWVIGTRAMLKALLIALLEPSQTLKELEASGDRTARLALMEELKTLPYSAVWDYYCETQGVPAGAAWLEEVRRYEREVLAKR from the coding sequence ATGACCATGCCGAGACTGGACAGTAAAGCCATTGAGCATCACTACCAGCACGCGAAGGAGGTGTACGCCGCCTACGGCGTGGATACCGACAAGGCGCTGGAGCAGATGAAGGCGATCTCTATCTCCCTCCACTGCTGGCAGGGAGATGACGTGGGAGGCTTTGAAAACCCGGAGGGAGAATTAGGTGGGGGGCTGGCAGTTACCGGTAATTACCCGGGCAAAGCGCGCACCCCCGATGAACTCCGCGCCGACCTGCTGAAGGCATACAGCCTTATCCCCGGCAAGCACCGCCTGAACCTGCACGCTTTCTACGTGGATTACCCCGAAAAGGTGGAGCGCAACCAGCTGCAACCCAGGCACTTCCAGAGCTGGATCGACTGGTCGAAGGCGCACGGCATCCCGCTGGACTTCAACGGTACGTTCTTCGCCCATCCCCTGGCGAGCGACGGCTGGACGCTGGCAAGCGCAGATAGCGGAGTACGTCAGTTCTGGATAGAGCACGCCATCGCCTGCCGCAAAATCGCCGAAGCGATGGGCAAAGCGCAGGGTAGCCCGTGCATCCACAACCTGTGGATACCCGACGGCGAGAAGGACCTGCCCGCCGACCGCTGGTCACCGCGCCAGAGGCTCAAAGATTCGCTGGACGCCATTTTCAAAGAGCCGCTGGACAGGCAATACGTCAAAGACGCCGTGGAGTCCAAACTGTTCGGTATCGGTTCGGAATCGTATGTGGCGGGGTCGTGGGAGTTCTACCTGCCCTACGCAGTGAAGCACAACTTGCTGATATGCATCGACACCGGGCACTTCCACCCTACCGAGCAGATTGCGGACAAAATCTCGGCAGTGCTGTTGTTCCTGCCGGAGATACTGCTGCACGTGAGCAGGGGTATCCGCTGGGATAGCGACCATGTGGTGATACTCAACGACGAAACGCGCTCCATTGCTGAAGAGATCATTCGCGGAGACGCCCTCCACCGCGTGCATATCGGGCTGGACTACTTCGATGCCAGCATCAACCGGGTGGCGGCGTGGGTGATTGGCACGCGGGCGATGCTCAAAGCGCTGCTGATTGCCCTGCTGGAGCCCTCTCAAACGCTGAAAGAGCTGGAAGCCTCCGGGGACCGTACCGCCCGCCTCGCGCTGATGGAGGAGCTCAAGACCCTGCCTTATAGCGCGGTGTGGGACTACTACTGCGAGACACAGGGTGTGCCCGCTGGCGCAGCATGGCTGGAAGAGGTGCGCCGCTACGAGCGCGAGGTGCTGGCGAAACGGTAG
- a CDS encoding 1-carboxy-3-chloro-3,4-dihydroxycyclo hexa-1,5-diene dehydrogenase: protein MKRIRVGAIGTGGIFRGAHLPAYPDLPACHLVALCDASADALAATEARMKELYKQKAKQAEERGDLSTAERLKQDLKEVKLYQDVQMMLQNENLDLVDICTQPDLHAPMAIAALEAGVHVMCEKPMARTWLECMRVVEAVQRTGRLYQHNENWLWDPFYYTAKKLIDAGWIGEPVMMFLATAHGGPEGNPNFWNAETGGGGSLLDNGIHAVGASWYLSGMEKRPTTVKAAEPIGITIRMPQRILSGQFQRVRVEDDGHILIRFEHPQTGAWSTAHVEGSWSHRDSPDTVIIGTMGTIRFTHEEDRRIVVVEDATGGCRRVEATGPTWEYWPSSFYGEIRNMVECVRKGVRSLSDEQFGAECSAIVGAAYLSQKRGKRAVPLAEFKRFANDIARRYPDSADAELMSRLLP from the coding sequence ATGAAACGCATTCGGGTTGGAGCTATCGGCACGGGAGGTATCTTTCGCGGGGCACATCTGCCCGCCTATCCCGACCTGCCCGCGTGCCATCTGGTGGCGCTGTGCGACGCTTCAGCGGATGCCCTGGCGGCTACCGAAGCGCGCATGAAAGAGCTGTATAAGCAGAAGGCAAAACAGGCGGAAGAGCGGGGTGACCTGTCCACCGCCGAACGCCTCAAGCAAGACTTGAAAGAGGTGAAATTGTACCAGGACGTGCAGATGATGCTGCAAAACGAGAACCTGGACCTGGTGGACATCTGCACGCAACCTGACCTCCACGCGCCGATGGCGATTGCCGCGCTGGAGGCGGGGGTGCATGTGATGTGCGAGAAGCCGATGGCGCGCACGTGGCTGGAATGTATGCGCGTGGTGGAAGCAGTACAACGCACAGGCAGACTGTATCAGCATAACGAGAACTGGTTATGGGACCCCTTCTACTACACCGCGAAGAAGCTGATCGACGCCGGATGGATTGGCGAACCGGTCATGATGTTCTTAGCCACCGCGCACGGCGGACCCGAAGGCAACCCCAACTTCTGGAACGCTGAAACAGGCGGTGGCGGCTCCCTGCTGGACAACGGCATCCATGCTGTCGGCGCGTCGTGGTATCTGTCGGGGATGGAGAAGCGACCGACCACCGTCAAAGCCGCCGAGCCGATCGGCATTACTATCCGTATGCCCCAGCGTATCCTGTCGGGGCAGTTCCAGCGGGTGCGCGTGGAGGACGACGGGCATATCCTCATTCGCTTCGAGCATCCGCAGACAGGCGCATGGAGCACCGCGCACGTGGAAGGCTCGTGGAGCCACCGCGATTCGCCCGATACAGTGATTATCGGCACGATGGGAACCATCCGCTTCACCCATGAGGAAGACAGGCGCATCGTGGTGGTGGAGGATGCCACAGGAGGCTGCCGTCGCGTGGAGGCGACCGGGCCCACCTGGGAGTACTGGCCCTCCTCCTTCTACGGCGAGATACGCAACATGGTGGAGTGTGTGCGGAAGGGCGTGCGTTCCCTCAGCGACGAGCAATTCGGGGCGGAGTGCTCTGCCATCGTGGGCGCAGCGTATCTCTCCCAGAAGCGAGGCAAGCGTGCGGTACCATTAGCGGAGTTCAAACGCTTCGCCAACGACATCGCTCGCCGTTATCCCGACTCGGCGGACGCGGAGCTAATGAGCCGTCTACTGCCCTGA
- the trmFO gene encoding methylenetetrahydrofolate--tRNA-(uracil-5-)-methyltransferase TrmFO, with the protein MGTTRVTIVGGGFAGSEAAWAAANAGVPVRLYEMRPVRQTPVHQTAYLAEPVCSNSFKSNLITTASGLLKWEMRQFGSVVLECAQEVAVPAGEALAVDRELFARTVTEKLQSHPLIEIVREEVTDIPPDRPLILATGPLTSDALAQAISRLTGTQRLYFYDAVAPIVDALTLNMEHIFVASRYGKGDAAYLNCPMTREQYDAFVDALLSAETIPPHDFEEPRYFEGCLPIEEIAARGRDALRFSRFKPVGLVDPRTGKRPYAVLQLRQENLQGTLYGLVGCQTRMKWGEQKRVFRLIPGLENAEFVRYGVMHRNTYIHSPTLLEPTLQLRSDPGIFFAGQITGVEGYIESAMCGIVAGMNAARWAKGLSPAVLPPDTMMGALLDYISHYTGKDFQPMNANFGLLPEPEPPVRDRQARIAAKVERAQRSLREFLDAVRR; encoded by the coding sequence GTGGGAACGACACGGGTCACCATCGTTGGAGGCGGCTTTGCGGGTTCGGAAGCGGCGTGGGCGGCGGCGAACGCCGGCGTGCCTGTTCGTCTTTACGAGATGCGCCCGGTGCGCCAGACGCCAGTACATCAGACCGCGTACCTCGCCGAGCCGGTCTGCTCGAACTCCTTCAAATCCAACCTGATTACTACCGCTTCCGGCTTGCTGAAGTGGGAGATGAGGCAGTTTGGCTCGGTGGTGCTGGAATGCGCGCAAGAGGTGGCTGTGCCTGCAGGCGAGGCGCTGGCGGTAGACCGTGAACTGTTCGCCCGAACGGTAACAGAGAAGCTGCAATCTCACCCACTGATAGAAATCGTGCGAGAAGAGGTCACCGACATCCCCCCCGATCGCCCGCTTATCCTCGCCACCGGTCCGCTCACCTCCGACGCGCTGGCTCAGGCGATCAGCAGGCTCACCGGCACTCAACGCCTCTACTTCTACGACGCGGTTGCGCCCATTGTGGACGCCCTGACATTGAACATGGAGCATATCTTTGTCGCCTCCCGCTACGGCAAGGGCGACGCCGCCTACCTGAACTGTCCCATGACGCGCGAGCAGTACGACGCTTTTGTGGACGCCCTGCTATCGGCGGAGACCATACCACCGCATGACTTCGAGGAGCCACGCTACTTCGAAGGCTGCTTGCCCATCGAAGAGATTGCGGCGCGAGGCAGAGACGCGCTGCGCTTCAGCCGCTTCAAGCCGGTGGGGTTGGTGGACCCGCGCACGGGCAAACGCCCTTATGCGGTGTTGCAGCTGCGTCAGGAGAATCTGCAGGGCACGTTGTACGGGCTGGTCGGTTGCCAGACTCGCATGAAGTGGGGCGAACAGAAGCGCGTGTTCCGCCTGATTCCGGGTCTGGAAAACGCGGAGTTCGTGCGCTACGGCGTGATGCACCGCAACACCTATATTCACTCCCCTACCCTGCTGGAGCCGACCCTGCAGCTGCGCTCCGACCCGGGCATCTTCTTCGCGGGGCAGATTACAGGTGTGGAAGGCTACATCGAGAGCGCAATGTGCGGTATCGTTGCAGGCATGAACGCGGCGAGATGGGCGAAGGGACTGTCTCCGGCGGTGTTGCCGCCCGATACGATGATGGGCGCACTGCTGGACTACATCAGCCACTACACCGGCAAGGACTTCCAGCCGATGAACGCGAATTTCGGCTTGCTACCGGAGCCAGAACCGCCTGTTCGTGACCGCCAGGCGCGTATCGCCGCGAAAGTGGAACGGGCACAACGGTCGCTGAGGGAGTTTCTCGATGCTGTCCGCCGATAA